The following is a genomic window from Nisaea sediminum.
CGGAGCGGCTGCCGAACAAGCCGCTGGCACTGATCGCCGGCGAGCCGATGATTGTCCATGTGATCCGCCGCGCCGAGGAGGCGAAGCTCGGCCGCGTCGCCGTCGCCTGCGCCGAGCAGGAGATCGCCGACGCGGTGATCGCGGCCGGCGGAGAGGCGGTGCTGACGGACCCGAACCATCCCTCCGGCTCCGACCGGATCTGGGAGGCTCTGCTGAAGCTCGATCCCGGGGGACAGCACGACGCCATCGTCAATATCCAGGGCGACCTGCCGGTGCTCGACCCGGCGGTGCCGCAGGCGGCCCTCGCGATGCTCGATCGGGCCGAGGTCGATATCGGCGCGCCGGCGGCGCCAATCGTCGACGAGGACGACGTCACCAATCCGAGCGTGACCAAACCCGTCGTCGCCTGGGAGGCGGACGGCAGCCGCGGCCGCGCGCTCTATTTCAGCCGCGCGACGGTACCTTATGGGCCGGGCGAGCTGTTCCATTTCATCGGCCTCTATGCCTATCGCCGCGCGGCGCTGGAGCGTTTCGTCGCCCTGCCGCCCTCGGCGCTGGAGAAGCGCGAGAAGCTGGAGCAGCTTCGCCCGCTCGAAGCCGGCATGCGCATCGACGTCGCCCGCGTTGACACGGTTCCGCTCGGTGTCGATACTCCGGCGGACCTTGAGAAGGCCCGGAAAATCCTCGAAAAACCCTGAGTTTGAAAGCAGTCCCGTGACCGAGCAGAAACAGAAGATCGCCTTCCAGGGCGAACCCGGCGCAAATTCCCACATGGCCTGCCAGGCCGTCCGCCCCGACTTGGAGCCGATGCCCTGCCAGAGCTTTGAGGACATGCTGGAGGCGGTGAAGGCCGGCGAGGCACTCTGCGCCATGGTGCCGGTGGAGAATTCCGTCGCCGGACGGGTCGCCGACATCCATCATCTGCTGCCGGAATCGGGACTCCATATCATCGGCGAGCATTTCCAGCGCATCAACGCGATGCTGCTGGGCGTTCCGGGCACGAAGCTCGAGGACATCCGGGAGATCCGCTCCCATGTCCATGCGCTTGCCCAGTCGCGCAAGCTGATGGCCGAACTCGGCGCCAAGCCGGTGCAGCATTCCGACACCGCCGGTGCCGCCCGCTATATCTCGGAAAAGGGCGACAAGTCGGTCGCCGCAATCGGGCCGCGGCTCGCCGCCGAACTGTATGGGCTCGACATCCTGCGCGAGGGCGTCGAGGACGCGGAGCACAATACCACCCGCTTCCTCATCATGGCTCGCGAGGGTGTGGTGCCGCCGGCCAATAACGGCCGCTGCGTAACCACCATTATCTTCCGAGTGCGCAGCGTGCCGGCTTCGCTCTACAAGGCGCTCGGCGGCTTTGCCACCAACGGCGTCAACCTGACCAAGCTCGAATCCTACCTGATCGACGGCAAGTTCACGGCCGCCCAGTTTTATGTCGATGCCGAGGGCCATCCGGAGGAGACGCCGCTGAAGCTGGCGCTCGAGGAACTGCGCTTCTTCTGTCCGCAAGGCGCGGTGAAGATCATGGGCACCTATCCCGCCCACCCGTTCCGCATCGAGAACATCAACTGAAACGGAAACGGAAACGGCGCGCCGCGGGCCGCCGGCACAACCAGCACTTAGAGGAGCTTCGAATGCCTTACGCCATCATTGCCCGCGACAAGCCCGGCGCTCTGGACAAGCGGATGGAACACCGTCCGGCCCATGTCGAGTATCTGAAGTCGAAGATGGACCTGATCCTCTGCGGCGGCGCCACCCTCGGCGGCGCGGACGAGAGCATGGACGGCAGCCTGCTGATCCTCGATACCGAGGACCGCGCGGTGGCCGAGGATTTCGCGAAGAACGATCCCTTCGCCCTCAACGGCGTGTTCGAGACCGTGACCGTCATGCCGTGGCGCAAGACCATCTGGGACAAGGCCCTGCAGGGCTAACGAAGCCCTTCAATCCCATCTCCCGTTCAGGTCGTCATCCCAGCAAATTTCGGCGGGATGGCGGCTGGGAGGTAAAATCCGCGCGAATTGCCCTTTCTTTTTCCGTTTCCGGATTGTGCCGGGCCGTCCGCTTGCGCGTTCTGCATATGTCGGTATTTCAACCGGCGCGGTGCCCGCACGCGACCCTGGGTGGGGGCAGCGCGTTGGTTCGCCTCTATTCACGATACATTTTAAAATAGAAAAACGTTCCGGTTCGTGGCGCGTGGTTGCATCGGCGTCGTCGTATTAAAGTATCCCCCTGCTCGGGACACGCGCCCGAAGGGCTTTTTCAAAGTCATGGATTGGGGTGATCGGAAAATGAGAAGGGTATTATTGAACGTGATTGCAGGGGCGCTGATGGCAGCGCCGTCTGTCGTCTCGGCACAGGTCACGACCGCTGGATGCAGCGCTGCACTGAACCCGGGCGAGGTCAGGAAATCGAGCAGCGCGGTTCACTTCGTTCCGGCGATCGAATTGAACTGCAATGGTACCTCGGAGCAGTGTCTGCCGGGAAACAAGATCCTGGGGACCGGCTACAACGCGGTTTACTCGACGCCTGTTGACGTCATCAACAATCAGGGCACCGGAAGACCGCCCCTTCCGTCACTCGTTACCCTGACCTGGCCAAGCTCGACGACATGTCCCGGCTGTTCGTTCTCGACAAGCTACAACACTTATCTGGTCCCGGAGGGGGTGACGGTGACCGACACGGCCCCGGGAGACCAGGCCGATATCCTCACCTCGAGCAGCTATACGTCGTATGGCGAATATTATGCCGCCAAACAGCTGTCCACATATGTCGGGGTTGAGTCCCCGTGGGTCAGCGGCTCTGTCGCGCTGAACGACGTTCGCACGTCTCTCGATTGCGAAGGAAAAACGGTGACCAGCACGCTGGAGCGGGTCACCGTCTACAATCTGACGCTGGAGGACAATCCGACGCTCGACCCGGAATTTCTCGAGGATATGCAGGCCTTACCGGCGGTCTACGAAGGCAACGAGAGCGATTACATCGACTTCATCGAAGATTACGGAACGCATTTCTACAAGTCGCTATGGCTCGGCGGCGTCCTCGCGGCGGAACTGGATATCGAGGCCAGCTACGCGAAAGGGAAAAGCTCCTCCCAGATCGAGGCCCAGGCGCAGGCTCAGTATTTCTCCGTCAGCGGTTCGAGCCAGGTGGACAGTTCGGAACGCACCATGTCCCAGCAATTCCAGGAGAGCGTCTCGCATCGGTATATGACGCTGGGCGGATCGCAGGCACTTCCCTTTCCGGGCGATCAGACCGAGCACGAGGCGGAATACGCGGCCTGGAAAACGGAAGTCCGCACGAACCCGGTTATCGCCAGGACCAGTGTGGAGCCGATCTGGGACCTCATCCCCGACTCCGTCGCGACGGCCAATCCGAATCTGGAGGCGAACCTGCAGAGCGGCGTTCAGGCATATCTGGTTCAGGAAATCGCCCGGCTCGGGATACTTCCGAACGCGCCGACGGCCGGCCCGATATGGGCCGGTGCAGGACATTACTGGTACTGCGGAAGAGAGGGGAACGCGCACACCTATGCTTACAGCTGCGTCGCCCAGCTGAATGGTGGGGCCGAGATCGAAAGTCCCTTGAGCCCGAGCACCCATGTTGAAAGTCCTCCGAACGACAGGGACTGCTGGGGGAACAGCATGGAGCTGCCGGTCTGTCCGGCGACGACCGTCTTCGGCCAGGAGATGACGGTGACGGGAATGCGGCTCTATCGGATGGACACGGGGGCGCCGCAATATGTCCGGCGAGGACCGGACACCGCCGCGGAGGTAACGGCATGCCTCACGACCTATGGCGGAGAGGTATGCTGGGTCGGCGATACGCTCGGCCCGTAAACGACGGGGGCCGGCCGTTTGTTCCGGGACCGGGAGGGAGGCGCTTCGAATGCCTTACGCCATCATTGCCCGCGACAAGCCCGGCGCCCTCGAGAAGCGGATGGAACACCGTCCGGCCCATGTCGAGTATCTGAAGTCGAAGATGGACCTGATCCTCTGCGGCGGCGCCACCCTCGGCGGCGCGGACGAGAGCATGGACGGCAGCCTGCTGATCCTCGATACCGAGGACCGCGCGGTGGCCGAGGATTTCGCGAAGAACGATCCCTTCGCCCTCAACGGCGTGTTCGAGACCGTGACCGTCATGCCGTGGCGCAAGACCATCTGGGACAAGGCCCTGCAGGGCTGACACACGATCGGGAAAGGGTGAGCAGGATAGCTCACCTTTTCCCGGCCAGGTTTTTGCTCCCTCGCTACCACCGCCTCGAGGCGGTGCCTGCGAAGCGCGGAACCGCTTTCTCCGAGAGTTATCTCCCGCATTCCGGTCGTCACCCCGGCGCAGGCCGGGGCCCAGAAGATCGAAGGGCCGTGCGCGTCGTCCCTGGGGCCCGTCCTTCGACGGGATGACGACAGGGATATGGATTGCGGGCTTACGCTTTTCGGCTGCCGGACCTGCCGCTTGGTCCCGTTCTGTCACCACAGTGTAGGACCGGCCGGGGCGATTCTTTCCGGAATATGTATCGCAACAGATCAACGGACGTCGCCAGAGGACGGATTCTCGGCCGCGCACCACTCACATTTTCTTTATTTTTCAATATATTAATGGCTGCCTAACGGGTCTGTAACGCGCAAATAACGCTCCTCGCCTCTAATGTCCCTCGCCAGCTGGATTTGGCGGCGCCGACAGAAGGAACGGCTTGTATTTGAGAGGAGCAGCGCGAATTTGCTGCGAACACATTCTCAGAAGCAAATTTTCACGAGAGTCATATTTTCGGGCCATGCGTCGTCCGCGCGTCGCATGGCCCTTTTACTATTCTGAAGATCCCGGTCACGCCCTCACGCCTCCCCTCATCGGGGGACGGGCATGGACGGCGGTCCTCTAATCCCCCACTCTCTTGGCGAAGCGGCCGGAACAAGGCCATGCGGGGGAGGATGAAATGGCGAAATACAGGATCGCGGTTGCGGGAGCCGGCGTCATCGGGCGGGAGCACTGCAAGCTGATCGCGGCCCATCCGGACGTCGCACTGGCGGGCATCGCCGACCCGGACCCGGCGGCGCCGGCCTATGCGGCAAGCCTCGGCACTCCGCATTTCCCCGATCTGGAGACCATGCTGGATGCGACCGGGCCGGACGGTGCAATCGTCGCCCTGCCAACCGGCCTGCACAAATCCGCCGGCCTCGCCTGTATCGAGCGCGGTATCCCGAGCCTGATGGAGAAGCCGGTCGCGGCGACGCTCGCGGACGCGTTCGAACTGGCGCGGGCGAGCAAGGCCGCCGGCATTCCCGTTCTCGTCGGCCATCACCGGCGCCACAGCCCCGATATCGGGCTGGCCCGCGAGACCGTGGCGAGCGGCAGGCTCGGCCGCATCGTGACGGTGAGCGGCATGTGGTGGGTCGACAAGCCGGAGAGCTATTTCGACGTCGCCTGGCGGCGCCAGGAGGGCGGCGGCACGCTGCTCATCAACCTGATCCATGATATCGACTGCATGCGCTTCATTCTCGGCGAGATAAGCCGGGTCAGCGCCTTCACCTCTAACGCGGTGCGCGGCCTCGCCGTGGAGGATACGGCGAGCGTTTCCTTCGAGTTCGAGAGCGGCGTGCTCGGCGGCTTCACCATCAGCGACGCCGTCGCCTCGCCCTACAGCTGGGAGCGCGCCTCGGGCCAGGCGCTCTACTTCCCGCACCAGCCGGAAAACTACCTCTTCATCGGCGGCCGCGACGGAGCGCTCGAGGTGCCGACGATGGAACACTGGCACCACGGGCCCGGCGGCGGCGACTGGCAGAACGACCTCGTCCGCGAGACCCTGCCGCTCGACGGCAGCCGGACCTACGAGAACCAGCTCGCGCATTTCCTGAAGGTGATCGATGGCGCCGAGCCGCCGGTCATCGACGCCGAGGACGGCGCCCGGACGCTCGCCGTGCTGCTCGCGGTGAAGACGGCGGCAAAGGAGGGCCGGGTGGTCGACGTCGCGGAGATGCTGGAGGGACTGTAGGGGACGGCTGAGCTCACGCTCTCTACAATCGTCATCCCGGACCCCGATCCGGGATCCACTCTCCGGCGTGTCACTCCCGTAGCCAGTGGATCCTGACGTCCGTCGGGATGACGGGTTATAAACCGTGTCTCTTCAAATCCTTTCCCATCGGGTCCCGCCACCCGTCGACATGGTCGGGGGACAGCGCTGCCGGAGGCCGGGAGCGGAGGGACCGGAGCATGTCGAGCGCCCCTGCCGCCGACGCGCCCCGGACCCTGAGGCGCTGTTCGAACGTCGTCTCGATATGTTCCGGACTGGATGATCGGTCGTCCATGTCGGGCACTCCCGTTGCTGCGGCGAAGAAAATAACTTGTCTTTTGCAAGTGAAATTCAGATAGGCAGATAACTTGTTTTTTGCAAGTTATTTTCCTAGATTGGACCCATGGAAAACACGAACAAGCTCCGCACGAGCGGATGTCCGGTCGCCTTCGGTCTCGATATTTTCGGGGATCGCTGGAGCCTGCTGATCATCCGCGACATGATGCTGCACGGAAAGAAGACCTACGGGGACTTCCTCGAAGGAGGCGAGGGGATCTCGACCAACATCCTCGCCGCCCGCCTGAAGCAGCTCGAGGCCCAGGGGATCGTCGAGAAGTCACGCGACCCGGACAGCGGCCGCAGCTATCTCTATCACCTGACGGACAAGGGCCGCGATCTGGCCCCGGTCCTGTTCGACATCATTCTCTGGAGCGGCAAATACGACGCGCGGCCGTTCGCCCGCAAGGGCGTGCTGAAGAGACTGAAGGACGACCGGCCGGGTATGGAGGCGAAGGTGCTCTCCGGTGAGCTCGATCCGATGCCGCGCACGCCGGTGAAAGCCGTGCAGGACTGAGCCGCGACTGAGCGAAGCTTCGCCGGACCCGCGAAAGCCGGAAGGGTGCAGCGGACGCTTTCCGCTCCCGTTTCTCAATGCTCCTCAACATCGTCATCCCGGACTCCGATCCGGGATCCACTCTTCGATGCGTCCCACCCGTCGCCAGTGGATCCCGACTTGCGTCGGGATGACGGTTGCGGGGCGTGTTCCGCATTGAGAGACGTGTTCCCGTAACTCGCTGTGTCAGACGCCGCTTGCGGCGCTCCGGAGCAGGCAGGCAAGGGCGCCGAGGGTGAGCAGCACGGTCGGGTAGAAGGTGAGCGCGAAGCCGAAGGCCCGCGCCGGCGCGCCGCCCTTGTAGCCCGCGACGAACAGCACCCGCCCGGCGACGAATATCAGCACCGCCGCCGGCACCGCACCATGCCAGGCGGTGGGCGTCGCGGCGGTCCAGACCAGATGCGCGATCACCGCGATCACAGACTGCTCCAGCGTGTTCTGCAACAGCGCCTGCAGCATGTGCGCCCGCCCGGTCCCGGAGGTCCGCCCGCTGCCGTCGATATCGGCCGGCGTGAAGAAGCGGTGCCGCGCCAGATTGCCGATGGTGGCGATCAGGCAGAGTAGGACGAGCGCATCCCATTTCAGCGTCAGGGCGAGCCGGAGCGCGAGATCTGCGGGGGCGGCGAAGACAGACGGCGGCCAGAGCACGGACGCCCCGAGGACGATCGCCGCGACGGCCAGGGCCGCCAGCATGTTGCGGAGCACGCCGCGCTGCTTGAGATCAAGAACCATAGCATAGAATAGCATGTCAGACTGGAGATGGTTAAAGCGTTTCGTGCCGCCACTCTCTGTCCGCCATGTTTTCGATATTGATTCGCAGAGACGTTAGATTAGGCCCGCTGCTGCGAGCGAGGCCCGTACGGCTTTAATGCTTATCATAAGTCGTTTCGGGTCATCTAAGGTCGGCTCAAAGCCCATATTTTGGTAGAAGTTCAACCTTCGACGGATCGTTTCTTCGTCATCTTGGGCGTCGACTAGAACATCTAACACGATAGCGGCTGTACCGACGTCGGCTGAACGGCGTGCCACTCGATTCATTGCATCAATGAGGAGACCTGTTCCAATACCTTTCCCCTGATGGGCTTTGTCTACGCCAATCATCGAAAGGAAGACACATGGTATGTTGCCATGATTGGGAGCGTTCCGCGCGATCCCAATAGGTACGATTTTTTGAGAAACTGAGTGAGAGCTTAACGCGTAGAAACCAATTACTTTTTCTGAGTCTGGCTCAGTAACAACAAAAATCTTTGCGTGATCATTGAGGTCGTGCTTTTTGGCGGTCAACTTTAAGTAGTTGTCAATGCTTCGAATCCCAGACGAGAAAGCCGCTCGATCATGTTTCCGATGATCGAGCGGCTTTACGTAAGGCTCGTTAGATTCGGCGTTGCCGGTATCATTCGCCGTTGAATTGTCTGCCATAACGTTTCATAGCCTCAACGAGCGCCGGTATGGGTTCTGCGGGGCGGTCTAGCATCGCTAGAAATTGCGCATAACCCTTTTCCGACATTACTGTTTGCTCATGATCGGAGATCACTTCTCTGGCGCGATCATAAGCGGCACTCACTACGAATGCGGATTTATCGACGCCCTGCAACCTTGCAGCTCTGTCGATGACGTCATTAGTTGTCGATGTTGTTCGGATTGTTAATCTTGCAGATTTGACCTCCTTATGCGCCACTGAACCCTCATCCAGCTTTGCGGTACCCATTTCGCTTTCTCCACTACCTCATCTACAAGCGATCTTGTACGTCGCGTTGCTACATAATGTACGTCTGATCGACGTACATTACAACGTTCATGATGATATATTTGCTTCGTCACATGATGTAGGTGCAAGCGGCCTAGGTTGCGTCGATATGTTGATCGGTCGCGAATTGATGCTCGAGTTACCTAAGCTTCGCTTGGAAATTAAGAGCTGATATATTTCACCTAAATCAACTCCTGCTCCCGATCATCCGTCTCCCCGTACCTCTGCAGCGACGGTTTCTTCAGCCCCTCGTAGAGCTTCTCGATCCCGGCATTGATCTCGCGGTTGTTGCGCTCGAAGAGCGAGTTGCCGGCGAGATCGCTCTCGACCAGCAGGGGGCCGAACTTCTCCACCTCGAGCACCCACATCGCCTGGGCGATGCCGAGCTCGTCGAGCCAGTGCGCCGCCCTCACGTTCTTGATCCCGCGTCCCAGGAGCGCGCCGGTGCCGTAGCCGACGGTGGTGAGATAGACCGCGCCGGCGGGCACGAAGAGGGTCCGGTAATCCTCCTCCGACATGCCGCCCTTGCCGACGATGAGCTTCGCGCCGGAGGCGGCGAACCAGTCCTTCATCCATTTCGAGAAACGGAAGCTGGCGGTGGCGGTGACGGCGCTGACCTTCAGGCTGCCGTCCTCCTGCTGCGCTGCGGCGGGGGAGCAGTGGAAATTGACGTTGCCGATCTCCGCGAAAGGGGCGGGCGGGGCCTCGCCATTCTCGAGCACCTTCTTGTAGACGCCCTCGCGCGCCGTATAGATCAGTCCGTCGAGATAGACCACGTCGCCGAGTTCGAGCGTGGCCAGATCCGCGTCCGTGACCGGGGTCTTCAGGCGGACCGTTTTGCGCTCGCGGGCATTTCCCATGAGACCGTCTCCCGTCGCATATAGGGGGTGAACCAGTTCGGGTCGGTGCGGAACTCGGCCCGCCCGTCGGCATGCAGGCGCACGGTCGCGCGGCGCGAGGAGAGGCAGAAGGCGTGCAGGCTCATCGGCATGCCGCCGGTATGGGTGTAGCCGACCTCGATATGGCAATCGACCACCATGCTCTTGCCGACGAAGCCCATCGCGCCCATGCCGATGCTGTTGCCGAGTTCCTGCAGCTCCAGCTCCAGTTCGGCGATCTTCGGGTCCGGGTTGCGGTCGCCGACGGTGCGGAGGCACGCGGCCTGCTTGCCGAGCACCATGCAGGTATCCTTGGAGCCGCCGAGCCCGACGCCGACGATCGCCGGCTGGCAGGCGAGACCGCGCTTGCCGAAGGCGATCATGCCGTCGAGGAAGAAGCGCTTGATGCCGTCGATCCCGTCGCCGGGGAAGAGCATCCGGTAGTCGGTGCCGAAGAGGCCGCCCTTGTGCACCGTGGTGATGTCGACCCAGTCGGCGTCCGGCTCGAAGCTGTATTCGATCTCGGGCGCGTTGATGCCGACATTGTTGTTGTGGTCGGTACGCCAGAGCGGATGGACCCGGTTCGGGCGGAGCGGAATGTCGTGGGTGGCGCGGGCGGTGGCGCTCCGGAGCGCCTCTTCCAGCGCGATGAAGCCGCCCTCCAGCTTCGCCTCGTTGCCCGCCTTCACGTAGTAGCGCGGCACGCCGGTATCGGCGCACATCGGGCGGCGGTCTTCCTTCGCTGCCTCGTAATTCTCCAGCATGGCCTCGAGCACGAAGGCGGAGAGATCTCCATCTTCGGCGGAGGCCATTTTCTTTATGCCCGCGAGATAATCGTCCGGAATGTCGATCCCGGCCTTGAACATGATCTCGTAGGCAGCCTGTTCGACTGCTTCTTTTGCGATCACCGGCGCTCCTCCCTGATGCACGAGGCCTGGCTGGGGAGAAGCCTAGCTGCTTTCCGGAGCGGTGGGGAAGGGGAGATCCGGAAACGGAGCCGTGCCGGGAGGGGCGCGGAAGCGCTATTTCCCGTCCGGCTTCTTCAGCGCGCGGCGCGTGAGCCGGTGCAGGAAGAACCAGAGCGCGACGACGAGCACCGGCAACAGGGCGGCCGAAGCGACGGTCGGATCGACAGAGACCAGCTTCGCCTTCACCATGCCTTCGAGCAGGTATTTCAGCAGGCTGACCGCGTAATAGCTGATCGCCACCACCGAGAGCCCCTCGACCGTGCGCTGGATCGCGAGCGACTGGGCGGCGCGGCGGTTCATGCTGTCGAGCAGGTCGCGGTTCTGCCGCTCGACCTTCACC
Proteins encoded in this region:
- a CDS encoding YciI family protein gives rise to the protein MPYAIIARDKPGALDKRMEHRPAHVEYLKSKMDLILCGGATLGGADESMDGSLLILDTEDRAVAEDFAKNDPFALNGVFETVTVMPWRKTIWDKALQG
- a CDS encoding 3-deoxy-manno-octulosonate cytidylyltransferase, producing MAASAKPSNPIVLIPARMKSERLPNKPLALIAGEPMIVHVIRRAEEAKLGRVAVACAEQEIADAVIAAGGEAVLTDPNHPSGSDRIWEALLKLDPGGQHDAIVNIQGDLPVLDPAVPQAALAMLDRAEVDIGAPAAPIVDEDDVTNPSVTKPVVAWEADGSRGRALYFSRATVPYGPGELFHFIGLYAYRRAALERFVALPPSALEKREKLEQLRPLEAGMRIDVARVDTVPLGVDTPADLEKARKILEKP
- a CDS encoding prephenate dehydratase gives rise to the protein MTEQKQKIAFQGEPGANSHMACQAVRPDLEPMPCQSFEDMLEAVKAGEALCAMVPVENSVAGRVADIHHLLPESGLHIIGEHFQRINAMLLGVPGTKLEDIREIRSHVHALAQSRKLMAELGAKPVQHSDTAGAARYISEKGDKSVAAIGPRLAAELYGLDILREGVEDAEHNTTRFLIMAREGVVPPANNGRCVTTIIFRVRSVPASLYKALGGFATNGVNLTKLESYLIDGKFTAAQFYVDAEGHPEETPLKLALEELRFFCPQGAVKIMGTYPAHPFRIENIN
- a CDS encoding winged helix-turn-helix transcriptional regulator, yielding MENTNKLRTSGCPVAFGLDIFGDRWSLLIIRDMMLHGKKTYGDFLEGGEGISTNILAARLKQLEAQGIVEKSRDPDSGRSYLYHLTDKGRDLAPVLFDIILWSGKYDARPFARKGVLKRLKDDRPGMEAKVLSGELDPMPRTPVKAVQD
- a CDS encoding type II toxin-antitoxin system TacA family antitoxin; this encodes MGTAKLDEGSVAHKEVKSARLTIRTTSTTNDVIDRAARLQGVDKSAFVVSAAYDRAREVISDHEQTVMSEKGYAQFLAMLDRPAEPIPALVEAMKRYGRQFNGE
- a CDS encoding GNAT family N-acetyltransferase, translating into MADNSTANDTGNAESNEPYVKPLDHRKHDRAAFSSGIRSIDNYLKLTAKKHDLNDHAKIFVVTEPDSEKVIGFYALSSHSVSQKIVPIGIARNAPNHGNIPCVFLSMIGVDKAHQGKGIGTGLLIDAMNRVARRSADVGTAAIVLDVLVDAQDDEETIRRRLNFYQNMGFEPTLDDPKRLMISIKAVRASLAAAGLI
- a CDS encoding MAC/perforin domain-containing protein — encoded protein: MAAPSVVSAQVTTAGCSAALNPGEVRKSSSAVHFVPAIELNCNGTSEQCLPGNKILGTGYNAVYSTPVDVINNQGTGRPPLPSLVTLTWPSSTTCPGCSFSTSYNTYLVPEGVTVTDTAPGDQADILTSSSYTSYGEYYAAKQLSTYVGVESPWVSGSVALNDVRTSLDCEGKTVTSTLERVTVYNLTLEDNPTLDPEFLEDMQALPAVYEGNESDYIDFIEDYGTHFYKSLWLGGVLAAELDIEASYAKGKSSSQIEAQAQAQYFSVSGSSQVDSSERTMSQQFQESVSHRYMTLGGSQALPFPGDQTEHEAEYAAWKTEVRTNPVIARTSVEPIWDLIPDSVATANPNLEANLQSGVQAYLVQEIARLGILPNAPTAGPIWAGAGHYWYCGREGNAHTYAYSCVAQLNGGAEIESPLSPSTHVESPPNDRDCWGNSMELPVCPATTVFGQEMTVTGMRLYRMDTGAPQYVRRGPDTAAEVTACLTTYGGEVCWVGDTLGP
- a CDS encoding fumarate hydratase C-terminal domain-containing protein is translated as MGNARERKTVRLKTPVTDADLATLELGDVVYLDGLIYTAREGVYKKVLENGEAPPAPFAEIGNVNFHCSPAAAQQEDGSLKVSAVTATASFRFSKWMKDWFAASGAKLIVGKGGMSEEDYRTLFVPAGAVYLTTVGYGTGALLGRGIKNVRAAHWLDELGIAQAMWVLEVEKFGPLLVESDLAGNSLFERNNREINAGIEKLYEGLKKPSLQRYGETDDREQELI
- a CDS encoding YciI family protein codes for the protein MPYAIIARDKPGALEKRMEHRPAHVEYLKSKMDLILCGGATLGGADESMDGSLLILDTEDRAVAEDFAKNDPFALNGVFETVTVMPWRKTIWDKALQG
- a CDS encoding MAPEG family protein, whose translation is MVLDLKQRGVLRNMLAALAVAAIVLGASVLWPPSVFAAPADLALRLALTLKWDALVLLCLIATIGNLARHRFFTPADIDGSGRTSGTGRAHMLQALLQNTLEQSVIAVIAHLVWTAATPTAWHGAVPAAVLIFVAGRVLFVAGYKGGAPARAFGFALTFYPTVLLTLGALACLLRSAASGV
- a CDS encoding Gfo/Idh/MocA family protein; this translates as MAKYRIAVAGAGVIGREHCKLIAAHPDVALAGIADPDPAAPAYAASLGTPHFPDLETMLDATGPDGAIVALPTGLHKSAGLACIERGIPSLMEKPVAATLADAFELARASKAAGIPVLVGHHRRHSPDIGLARETVASGRLGRIVTVSGMWWVDKPESYFDVAWRRQEGGGTLLINLIHDIDCMRFILGEISRVSAFTSNAVRGLAVEDTASVSFEFESGVLGGFTISDAVASPYSWERASGQALYFPHQPENYLFIGGRDGALEVPTMEHWHHGPGGGDWQNDLVRETLPLDGSRTYENQLAHFLKVIDGAEPPVIDAEDGARTLAVLLAVKTAAKEGRVVDVAEMLEGL
- a CDS encoding fumarate hydratase is translated as MIAKEAVEQAAYEIMFKAGIDIPDDYLAGIKKMASAEDGDLSAFVLEAMLENYEAAKEDRRPMCADTGVPRYYVKAGNEAKLEGGFIALEEALRSATARATHDIPLRPNRVHPLWRTDHNNNVGINAPEIEYSFEPDADWVDITTVHKGGLFGTDYRMLFPGDGIDGIKRFFLDGMIAFGKRGLACQPAIVGVGLGGSKDTCMVLGKQAACLRTVGDRNPDPKIAELELELQELGNSIGMGAMGFVGKSMVVDCHIEVGYTHTGGMPMSLHAFCLSSRRATVRLHADGRAEFRTDPNWFTPYMRRETVSWEMPASAKRSA